In Colletotrichum higginsianum IMI 349063 chromosome 1, whole genome shotgun sequence, one genomic interval encodes:
- a CDS encoding Nonselective cation channel has product MCEVFIYKHIKCGCVWGEIAVPCGPGMGYTTCGQFGSGIAKRPLRLQKAEHRPCPTHDMYGLYDGNQMRAIKKITHGVKIGTGPSKQDAGVEVACCAVM; this is encoded by the coding sequence ATGTGCGAGGTCTTCATCTACAAACATATCAAGTGCGGATGCGTCTGGGGTGAAATCGCCGTTCCCTGTGGCCCGGGCATGGGCTACACGACATGTGGGCAGTTCGGCAGCGGCATCGCGAAGCGGCCCCTCCGGCTCCAGAAGGCGGAGCACCGGCCGTGTCCGACGCACGACATGTACGGGCTCTATGATGGCAACCAGATGCGGGCGATCAAGAAGATCACGCACGGCGTCAAGATCGGGACGGGACCGAGCAAGCAAGACGCCGGGGTCGAAGTGGCTTGCTGCGCTGTCATGTGA
- a CDS encoding Alpha-glucuronidase — translation MWKLLFLASLGLVAAEDGLDGWLRYARLPDCKSAGATDSLPSVVVGLNATKNGPISSALSELTKGYEGIFGKELSVGEDACTGSSVVVATVGDYIAACGGDDVVTDLVEDGFWLSVKGDGVRILGQNERGALYGAFEYLSLLAQGNFTETTYATNPSAPIRWANQWDNMDGTGTHGSIERGYGGVSIFFENLKVVTDMTRVSQYGRLLASARLNGIIVNNVNANPILLSPENMDGLKRIADAFRPWGVQVGISLNFASPQTYGKLPTFDPLDDTVIAWWGNITDELYARIPDMAGYLVKANSEGQPGPLTYNRTLADGANLFARELKNHGSKKGIVMFRAFVYDHLTLNQSDWHADRANAQVEFFKHLDGQFDDNVIVQIKYGAIDFQVREPVSPLFANLKETNMAIELQISQEYLGQQDHLVYLPPLWKTILDFDLRIDGQPSPVRNVLSGKRHNRPLGGYAGVINVGANSTWLGSHLAMSNLYAYGRLAWNPTDDVVAIVQDWSRLTFGLNRKVVDTITNMSMESWPAYENYSGNLGIQTLTDILYAHYGPSPRSQDGNSWGQWTRADGDSIGMDRTVKNGTGNAGHYPPEVAAMYEEIETTPDDLLLWFHHVPYTHVLKSGKTVIQHFYDAHYEGSATAQTFVPQWESLKGLVDEERYEHVLFKLQYQAGHSLVWRDSINNFYWNKSGIPDEAGRVGHYKYRIEAEHMDLEGYRIVDVDPFEAASGYKAIVTSSNTTAGTASAVVAFETGTYTLAINYFDVIRGKCSYVAYINDEVVGRWRGNSEEKLGHWPSEFLDGHSAIRVNFPGVKVTKGDRLKIVGTPDGPEVAPLDYVSFLPDGIID, via the exons ATGTGGAagcttcttttccttgcctccctcggcctcgtggccgccgaggacggtcTCGACGGTTGGTTGCGTTACGCCAGACTACCAGACTGCAAgtccgccggcgccaccgaTTCCCTGccctccgtcgtcgtcggtctcAATGCCACGAAGAACGGCCCAATCTCCTCTGCCCTGTCCGAGTTGACAAAGGGCTACGAGGGCATTTTCGGCAAGGAGCTCTctgtcggcgaggacgcctGCACTGGCTCTTCTGTCGTCGTTGCTACTGTGGGAGACTACATAGCAGCCTGTGGAGGCGACGATGTCGTGACCGACCTCGTTGAGGATGGTTTCTGGTTGAGTGTCAAAGGTGACGGTGTCAGGATTCTGGGCCAGAATGAGAGGGGTGCTCTCTACGGTGCCTTCGAGTATCTGAGCTTGTTGGCGCAGGGCAACTTTACCGAGACTACCTACGCAACCAACCCTTCTGCCCCCATTCGATGGGCAAACCAATGGGATAACATGGACGGCACAGGTACTCACGGAAGCATTGAGCGCGGT TACGGAGGtgtctccatcttcttcgaGAACCTCAAAGTCGTCACCGACATGACCCGCGTCTCCCAGTACGGCCGTCTGCTGGCCTCAGCCCGCCTCAACGGAATCATTGTCAACAATGTCAACGCCAACCCCATCCTTCTCTCACCGGAGAACATGGACGGGCTGAAGAGAATCGCCGACGCCTTCCGGCCCTGGGGTGTTCAGGTCGGCATCTCCCTCAACTTCGCCTCGCCCCAGACCTACGGCAAGCTGCCCACGTTCGACCCCCTCGACGACACCGTCATTGCCTGGTGGGGCAACATCACGGATGAGCTCTACGCTCGTATCCCCGACATGGCGGGATACCTCGTCAAGGCCAATTCCGAAGGCCAACCGGGGCCCCTGACATACAACCGTACtcttgccgacggcgccaacCTCTTTGCCAGAGAATTGAAGAACCATGGCTCCAAGAAGGGCATCGTCATGTTCAGGGCTTTTGTCTATGACCACCTCACTCTGAACCAGTCCGACTGGCACGCCGATCGCGCCAATGCCCAGGTCGAGTTCTTCAAgcacctcgacggccagTTTGACGACAACGTCATCGTCCAGATCAAGTACGGCGCCATTGACTTCCAGGTCCGGGAGCCTGTATCGCCCCTGTTCGCCAACCTCAAGGAGACCAACATGGCCATTGAACTGCAGATTTCCCAGGAGTACCTTGGCCAGCAGGACCATTTGGTCTACCTGCCGCCTCTCTGGAAGACCATACTTGACTTTGACCTGCGAATTGATGGCCAGCCTTCCCCCGTTCGCAATGTCCTGTCCGGAAAGCGTCACAACAGGCCGCTTGGTGGCTACGCTGGGGTAATCAACGTCGGCGCCAACTCGACCTGGCTCGGAAGCCATCTCGCCATGTCGAACCTCTACGCCTACGGCAGACTGGCGTGGAACCCCACCGAtgacgtcgtcgccatcgtccaAGACTGGTCACGTCTGACCTTTGGCCTCAACCGCAAGGTCGTCGATACCATCACCAACATGTCCATGGAGAGTTGGCCCGCCTACGAGAACTATAGCGGCAACCTTGGCATCCAGACATTGACCGACATTCTCTACGCCCACTACGGTCCCAG CCCGAGGAGCCAGGACGGCAATAGCTGGGGTCAGTGGACccgtgccgacggcgacagcaTCGGCATGGACCGCACCGTGAAGAACGGCACCGGCAATGCAGGACACTACCCTCCAGAGGTGGCGGCCATGTACGAGGAGATTGAGACGACCCccgacgacctcctcctctggTTCCACCACGTGCCCTACACGCACGTGCTAAAGAGCGGCAAGACCGTCATCCAGCACTTCTACGACGCGCACTATGAAgggtcggcgacggcccagACTTTCGTGCCGCAGTGGGAGTCCCTCAaaggcctcgtcgacgaggagcgctACGAGCACGTGCTCTTCAAGCTGCAGTACCAGGCCGGCCACTCGCTCGTCTGGCGCGACTCCATCAACAACTTTTACTGGAACAAGTCGGGCATCCCCGACGAGGCGGGCCGCGTGGGCCACTACAAGTACCGCATTGAGGCCGAGCACATGGACCTCGAGGGGTACAGGattgtcgacgtcgaccccTTCGAGGCGGCGTCCGGGTACAAGGCCATCGTGACGAGCTCCAACACGACCGCGGgaacggcctcggccgtcgtcgctTTCGAGACGGGCACATACACCCTGGCCATCAACTATTTTGACGTCATCCGCGGCAAGTGCTCTTACGTCGCGTACATCaacgacgaggtcgtcggccggTGGAGGGGAAAcagcgaggagaagctgggccACTGGCCGTCCGAGTTCTTGGACGGTCACTCGGCCATCCGCGTCAACTTTCCCGGTGTCAAAGTCACCAAGGGTGACAGGTTGAAAATTGTCGGGACACCCGATGGCCCCGAGGTGGCGCCCCTGGACTATGTCAGCTTCTTGCCCGATGGTATCATTGATTAA
- a CDS encoding N-glutamine methyltransferase mtq2, whose product MLPTPDTSHVPFERVYEPAEDSYLLLDTLSAPSETQFLTSRFGATTPPSSSSPSPTPAAPLVVEIGTGSGVVVAFITAHALTLFGTPHVLTSGVDLNGHACKATNSTVLRARAENPATSSQSWLGAAMGDLTAPLKEGSVDVLVFNPPYVPSPELPAQTSGALVADGERKTTFDEDSYLLSLSYAGGQDGMETTDRLIEALPGVLSQRGCAYILLCAQNRPEEVKARIERLGGGWRAITVGESGKKAGWEKLQIVRVWRDGQHAP is encoded by the coding sequence ATGCTACCCACACCAGACACTTCCCACGTCCCCTTCGAGCGGGTCTATGAGCCGGCGGAGGACTCGTATCTCCTCCTGGACACCCTCTCCGCTCCCTCGGAGACCCAATTCCTCACCTCGCGCTTCGGCGccaccacccctccctcgtcctcgtcgccttcgccgacccCTGCAGCGCCCCTCGTTGTCGAGATCGGCACCGGCTCCGGCGTCGTGGTGGCCTTCATCACCGCCCACGCCCTCACCCTCTTCGGCACCCCCCACGTCCTGACCTCGGGCGTCGACCTCAACGGGCACGCCTGCAAGGCCACAAATTCCACCGTCCTCCGCGCGCGTGCCGAGAACCCGGCCACCTCGTCGCAATCAtggctcggcgccgccatgggCGACCTCACGGCACCGCTGAAGGAGGGCAGCGTCGACGTGCTGGTCTTCAACCCACCTTACGTCCCCTCACCTGAGCTTCCCGCGCAGACGTCCGGCGCGCTggtcgcggacggcgagaggaagacgacctTTGACGAGGACTCGTACCTGCTCTCGTTGTCGTATGCTGGCGGGCAGGACGGAATGGAGACGACGGACCGGCTCATCGAGGCGCTGCCAGGGGTCCTGTCGCAGAGGGGGTGTGCGTACATCCTGCTCTGTGCGCAGAACAGGCCggaggaggtcaaggcccGCATCGAGCGGCTtggggggggatggagggcCATCACGGTGGGGGAGAGCGGTAAGAAGGCCGGATGGGAGAAGTTGCAAATCGTCAGGGTGTGGAGAGATGGGCAGCATGCGCCGTAG
- a CDS encoding Small nuclear ribonucleoprotein Sm D1, which translates to MKLVRFLMKCANETVTIELKNGTIVHGTITSVSPQMNTALRTVKMTPKGQDAVSLDTMNIRGSTIRYFILPDSLPLDTLLIDDAPKPKNKARKEADRGTGGRGGRGGPRGRGRGGGRGRGRGRG; encoded by the exons atgaAGCTCGTTAG ATTTTTGATGAAGTGCGCGAACGAGACGGTGACAATCGAGCTCAAAAATG GCACCATCGTCCACGGCACCATCACATCGGTCTCGCCGCAGATGAACACAGCACTGCGCACTGTTAAGATGACGCCCAAGGGCCAGGACGCCGTCTCGCTTGACACGATGAACATTCGCGGCTCGACGATCCGATACTTTATCCTGCCCGACTCGCTGCCGCTAGACACCCTACTCATCGACGACGCGCCGAAACCCAAGAACAAGGCGCGCAAGGAGGCAGACCGCGGTAccggcgggcgcggcggcagaggcggccccagaggaaggggaaggggcggcggtcgcggtcgcggtcgcggACGGGGTTAA
- a CDS encoding Tyrosinase — MSSIGLLLSLLLLAITGSASPYSSTYDYGFDAGKLAKRQAQQRIVVAKLPSVNKTIPIRQEIRQMKQNPFKWNLFILASSMLQYTDQKDELSWYQIAGIHGVPFVPWNGVPGIPGGEDRGYCTHMSILFPSWHRPYLALYEMKTLTPWQQVLYRLVQLIASWFPDPTERSFYQNAAIDFRIPYWDWATPPPPGEMVYLSEFAEPGIQVYGPRGWQFIANPLHSYKFRPLDPEVFSEGDFPRWTETMRAPFETSNNQSIAHAVEHARPALQQRLYTLLSNYKDYGPFSNKYWGIATNQSQYDSIESLHDAMHVLVGNRGHLFYIQYSAFDPVFFLHHTMADRIVAMWQVLYPMSWVSAQVAVEHSFTMPPGYAQDAFTELKPFYADVNGTFWNSAMARDTSAFGYSYAETSSSPGSNLAENQARLIATINRLYGPSSSSNPARKRRRTATGSDPGARDQVRKGTISSKKVMDFSHDVDFVSKVVTKATMYTEWVANVHVQNGALNGSFTVHFFLGEVPEDTTSWLAAPNLVGSMPVFAMKNMGSGNHVSGTVPLTSALMHLVLAEVISGLDPKETEPYLEENLRVRVVGEDGAEISVDTINSLHIQVASSQVRAARNEWELPSWGTVVERFVMHHG, encoded by the exons ATGTCTTCCATCGGCCTGCTTCTGtccctgctcctcctcgccataaccgggtcggcctcgccgtaTTCATCGACCTACGATTATGGCTTCGACGCAGGGAAACTAGCCAAACGCCAGGCCCAACAACGAATTGTTGTTGCTAAGCTTCCTTCCGTTAACAAAACCATTCCTATTCGGCAAGAGATCAGGCAGATGAAGCAGAACCCGTTCAAATGGAACCTTTTCATCCTCGCGTCTAGCATGCTACAGTACACAGATCAGAAAGATGAGCTATCCTGGTACCAAATAGCAG GCATTCACGGTGTTCCCTTCGTACCCTGGAATGGGGTCCCAGGCATCCCAGGAGGCGAGGACAGAGGCTATTGCACACACATGTCCATCTTGTTTCCATCATGGCACCGACCATACCTTGCTCTGTACGAG atgaagacgttGACACCATGGCAGCAAGTTCTCTATCGGCTCGTTCAGCTGATCGCCTCATGGTTCCCAGATCCCACTGAACGTTCCTTTTACCAAAACGCTGCAATTGACTTCCGCATTCCGTACTGGGACTgggccacgccgccgccacccggAGAGATGGTCTACTTATCGGAGTTCGCAGAGCCGGGGATCCAAGTGTACGGCCCCAGAGGATGGCAGTTCATCGCGAACCCGCTGCATAGTTACAAATTCCGGCCACTTGACCCAGAAGTCTTTTCCGAAGGCGAT TTTCCGCGTTGGACAGAGACGATGCGAGCGCCCTTCGAGACATCAAACAACCAGAGCATTGCGCACGCAGTCGAGCATGCCAGACCAGCGCTTCAGCAACGTCTCTACACGCTCTTATCGAACTATAAGGACTATGGACCCTTCAGCAACAAGTACTGGGGGATAGCAACAAATCAGTCTCAATACGACTCCATTGAGTCACTCCACGACGCCATGCATGTTCTGGTTGGCAACCGCGGCCATCTCTTCTATATACAATACTCGGCGTTCGATCCTGTCTTCTTTCTGCACCATACTATGGCGGACAGAATTGTGGCGATGTGGCAAGTCCTGTACCCAATGTCTTGGGTGTCCGCTCAAGTCGCCGTGGAACACTCTTTCACGATGCCGCCAGGATACGCCCAAGACGCGTTTACAGAACTCAAGCCATTCTATGCAGACGTCAACGGCACTTTCTGGAATTCAGCAATGGCAAGGGACACCTCGGCCTTTGGGTACTCGTACGCCGAGACTAGCTCCAGCCCAGGGAGTAACCTGGCCGAGAACCAGGCACGGCTCATAGCAACCATCAACCGGCTCTATGGGCCATCCAGCTCCTCTAACCCAGCccggaagagaaggagaacgGCGACAGGAAGTGATCCGGGCGCCCGTGACCAGGTTAGAAAAGGGACGATTTCCAGCAAGAAGGTGATGGATTTTTCCCACGACGTAGACTTCGTTTCCAAAGTAGTTACGAAAGCCACCATGTACACCGAATGGGTTGCCAACGTACACGTCCAGAATGGGGCGCTGAACGGCTCGTTTACCGTTCATTTCTTTCTTGGCGAAGTGCCCGAAGACACAACTTCCTGGCTTGCTGCACCAAACTTGGTGGGATCGATGCCAGTATTCGCAATGAAAAACATGGGTTCGGGTAACCATGTATCGGGGACTGTTCCTTTGACGTCTGCTTTAATGCATTTGGTGTTGGCAGAAGTCATCTCCGGGCTTGATCCCAAGGAGACCGAGCCTTACCTTGAGGAGAACCTCCGAGTCCGCGTTGTCGGAGAAGATGGAGCGGAGATATCCGTGGACACCATCAACAGCTTACACATTCAAGTCGCGAGCTCACAAGTTCGGGCAGCCAGGAACGAATGGGAGCTTCCGAGTTGGGGTACCGTAGTGGAGAGGTTCGTGATGCACCACGGTTGA